A part of Leptospira neocaledonica genomic DNA contains:
- a CDS encoding MATE family efflux transporter: MEAIQKDSKLELKKSSLWGELRKALTGTEADYTQISLGKAVFLLSVPMVLELVMESAFAVVDIYFVGSLGPSAVAAVGLTETYLFLLYSLAIGMSTAVTAIIARRIGEGDKEQAGIAAVQSVFLSILVSLPFAIFGVWFAKDLLLLMGGDPWVVEHGSRYTQWIFGGNIVIMLLFGLNAVFRGAGDAAIAMRVLWISNGLNMILDPIFIFGFGPVPAMGIEGAAIATNIGRGIGVVFQIYLLLKGGNHIRVLRSQISVHWKIISDIVRTSIGGIGQTIIGMTSWIFLVRIISEFGSEAVAGATIALRIMMFTLMPSWGMSNAVATLVGQNLGAGRPDRAEQSVWIVGVWNMIFLVGVSICYFIFRESLMSIFTDDAKVISIGSEWLGIVSYSYFVYAWWMVSVQAFNGAGDTTTPTLINLVFFWVFQIPFAYVLAKVLFYGYSGVFWASMITETSVGLFTLWLFRKGGWKTSKV, from the coding sequence ATGGAAGCTATACAAAAAGATTCAAAGTTAGAATTAAAAAAATCTTCCCTTTGGGGGGAATTAAGAAAAGCGCTTACGGGAACGGAAGCGGATTATACACAAATTTCGCTCGGTAAGGCTGTTTTTTTACTTTCTGTTCCGATGGTTTTAGAATTGGTCATGGAGTCTGCATTTGCAGTCGTTGACATTTATTTTGTGGGATCTTTAGGTCCTTCTGCCGTTGCAGCTGTCGGACTTACGGAAACATATTTGTTTCTTCTTTATTCTCTCGCGATTGGAATGTCTACTGCAGTGACCGCGATCATTGCTAGAAGGATAGGAGAAGGGGATAAGGAACAAGCCGGGATTGCCGCAGTTCAATCCGTTTTTCTTTCCATTCTAGTTTCGTTACCTTTTGCCATCTTCGGAGTTTGGTTTGCGAAAGATCTTCTTTTGCTCATGGGAGGAGATCCTTGGGTTGTCGAGCATGGATCTCGTTACACTCAATGGATCTTTGGCGGAAATATCGTAATCATGCTTTTGTTCGGACTCAATGCGGTTTTTAGAGGCGCAGGAGACGCAGCGATTGCGATGAGAGTATTATGGATTTCTAATGGTCTTAATATGATCCTGGATCCGATCTTTATTTTCGGTTTTGGTCCAGTCCCGGCTATGGGTATTGAAGGTGCCGCCATTGCTACAAATATCGGAAGAGGAATAGGCGTTGTTTTTCAAATTTATTTACTTCTAAAAGGTGGAAATCATATTCGAGTGCTTCGTTCCCAAATTAGCGTACACTGGAAAATTATCTCGGACATAGTTCGTACTTCCATTGGTGGAATCGGGCAAACTATTATTGGGATGACTTCTTGGATCTTTCTTGTAAGGATTATTTCCGAATTTGGAAGTGAGGCTGTAGCTGGAGCAACGATCGCCCTTCGGATCATGATGTTTACTCTGATGCCTTCTTGGGGTATGTCGAATGCTGTAGCGACTTTAGTTGGTCAAAATTTAGGAGCGGGGAGACCTGATCGTGCGGAACAGTCCGTTTGGATTGTTGGAGTATGGAATATGATCTTTCTCGTCGGGGTTTCCATCTGCTATTTTATTTTCAGAGAATCTCTTATGTCGATCTTTACTGATGACGCCAAAGTTATCTCTATCGGTTCTGAATGGTTGGGAATTGTATCGTATTCTTACTTTGTTTATGCCTGGTGGATGGTCAGTGTTCAGGCCTTTAACGGTGCAGGTGATACTACCACTCCTACTTTAATCAATCTGGTCTTTTTTTGGGTATTTCAAATTCCTTTTGCTTATGTTTTGGCGAAGGTTCTTTTCTACGGATACTCCGGAGTATTTTGGGCAAGTATGATCACAGAAACTTCTGTCGGATTGTTTACTCTTTGGTTATTCAGAAAAGGTGGATGGAAGACTTCGAAGGTTTGA